CgttcttttttttgctttaTGCAATCCTAATAAATTCCAGCAAAAACCTTTCGCTGAGCCCACATTTCTCGTTGCTTTCATCTGTCAAAAAACCCTGACCTGTACCAATTCTCATATTTTTCTTCAATCATTTTGAACGTCAACAAATGCCGAGAAATCGTTGAGAGGCCTTTTGAAAAGTGTttgctttttgtttatttgcgtATCGTTTATTTATAGGCATTAAATGCATCTGTCGGAGGACTGTGAATGcgcaatatttatttgtatttacttattgcaataaaaacataaacgGCCACAAAACATAATCAAAAGCATAAACAATTTACCTTGTCAAATGGATGAAAATCAACATCGATTTGGACCAGTTTTTCTCTGTTAATTTGCTCTTGTGTTTCTCACTTTTCATGCAAATTGGGGGAGAAGAAAAAGAGGAGCAGTACGGACATACCAATAATGACAGTGCTTTTACAGATTTTCTGCGATGATTGAATGCATTTTTTACTCAAAACataatatttcattaaaaataaacatgttTATATTAGAAAAACCTTTGTTATGGCTACACAGGGGAAAAATTGGTGATAAAAAGTATTCTAAAAAGGAAATATAGGTAAAAAAGCAGTAAGCAcaacaaaaaaagtaaaaagtttaaaataaaCCATTTTCTTTATAATTAACCTAGCCAGACGGTACCTAAATTGGGTTGTTGACCTTGCGTACCCACTTATTATGTTTATTTTCATGTTAATTGTCATGTTAATTTGTTAAGACTCTGGGTTTTCTAAGATTCTCACACTTAATTAGTTTTTGGATCGGAGGTATACATGTGAATATTTTAATAGgacttattttttaattaaattaatttcttcataaatactttttaaaacatttagaCCGCCAAATATTAGTGTTACTATACTTAAAGCTCTAAAATAGCATTTGTTTTAGCACGTTTTTTCTatcattttttgatttatttactTACATCCTAATAATAACAAAGGTTTGTTAATTAATTAGATTCTGTTGTAATTATGCAGTTTGAAAAACCTTTGACCCAATTATGTTCAATTAAAAAGAACTTGTCCCACTGTTTTGCTTTGACAAAACCCACACAATGTTTTCGCAAACTATACTTTGACCTGTCCACGCCACATTTGCAACGATAATTGGGAAATAAAAGCACCCATTGGTGGAACAAAATATTAGAAGGAACCCCAAGTCAAACAGAAAGAATCCcactcaaaataaaaacaagacaACCTCTGACGCTTTGCTTTCGCTTTTCTATTCATCGCAGACATCCGAGTATTTTTAGATcaattttttgtttcggtTGGTCGTGATTTTTTTTGCGCTTTATTTTGCAGCTTTTATTTGTCAGCAGAGATTTTCTTTTACTGCGACTTGATCGGGCCATAAACAAGAAAATACGAGTGTATCAAACTATAAAAACAGCTGAAGCCTATAATTTGCcaattgcatttgcattttataATTGTCATGATTTTGTGTTGTATTTTTCCATTGATGTatgatttattaatttattttttcagcCAAACCAGTTACAAGCACTTAAGTGCACAATTGCATTGCAAAAAAAAGCAGCAGAAAGAGAGAGAACGTGAAAAATGCATCAATTTTGGAACTGGAACTGGAGATGGGCTCTGCTGATTTTCTCGGGTGAGTATATTATAGAAATGTGAACCGATTTGGGTTTATCTTGTAGCCAAAATCTGACTCGATATCTCGGAATTCCCCTCAAGAAAAGTTGCACGAAAAATTTATGAAATGCCAATTTCACTTACGTTCAACTTTATTACCCCTGACGCACATTTGCAACTTTGTTGCAACTGACTGGCTGGCGCTCCTGCTGCTGGCCAAGAGTCTCAGATTGCCTTTTAGCTTTCAGCTTGAGCACTATTTCAATGtttctgtttgtttgtttatttgtctCTCGCCCAACCACCCACTCTGCCCCTTCTGCTCTCGAATTTCCAGCCCTGCTGCTCGTTTCGCTGGCCAACTCGGAGGAATGCGGCCAGGAGGAGTTCGCCAAGTGCTCCGAACCACTTGATATGCTGCATTTATCGTCGAACTTCTCGATTGGACCGGCCAAGAAGGAGGAACTGGACAAACTTTGTCAGTAAGTGGCTCCACGAACGAAATTCCCCCGTCGATCTGTTGCCAAATCCCAATCGCAATCTGCTCAGcacaagaaatatatattttcgtaTGATCGATTTGGCGATTTTGCCTATCAAATGTCTTTCTATAGAGTGGTATTAGCTGGTGAAGTTCCAGAATTAGAAACTTAGGGAAATCtgtttttttgaatttatgaGAAAAAGAATCCTTTTTTTAACTAAGTgctaaataaatcatttaacCAAAGACTTgctaaatttaataattcacAAAACAAGTAGGTattactaattaaaaaaatatttttttatgaatttacgAAAAAGTTGATTTATAGTTGAATGCgacattttaaatgttttaaacgTACTTATACATTTAATAAATCCGTAATTAATCAGAATAAGTCAACTTATAATTGAATGCCTCATAAAACATTAGGCCAAcgattttgtaatatttttttaaatcgcaTACAATGGGCTTAACAATTCAATTACATTTTTCACTTCCACTTTAACATTGAAAAATCGAATATTTCCAGTGAGCTGCGCAAGGGAGTGAGGTGCATCCAGAGCTTCACCCGCCGTTGCATGGATCTGCAGCAGAGGAACCAGTTCAACAAGCTCTACCACGGAACCAACCAGTTCATCAGGGATCTGTGCATCAAGGGGGCGTTCCAGGAAGCGTACCTGAGGCACGCTCCCTGCTCCCAAAAGGCCAAGACCGAGTTCGAGGTGTGTGGCAATCGCTACAAGGACACCATGGTGTTCCTGAAGCCAAACAAGAATCAGGAGAACTCCGAGAATGGGACCTTCAATGAAAACATAAAGACCATTTGCTGGTGAGTAAAAGAAATCGCAATAAAACAGAAATAATATCTAGGAACATAGCTTGAAAATGCAATTAAGCCCAGTACCATGGCAAATATATCTTAAAACTTATCTTATGCATAAGAAAACAAACCAATAAAAATCGTAGAGAGTATTTTATAGTTGTTGAAAAGGAAAAGAATTAGGTATAGTTCAGAAAGTTTTTCAACCATCTTGTTGACTctttgtaaaattaaaaaagctAAATAAATTACCCTAATCaattaataaaagaatttattgttttaaacAGAAGGTTATTAATATGTCCTGTTATGTCCTGTTCTGTGCCCTAATACCAGTGATTCTTTTCTATTTAATTCATTATCTgcctttattattatttatctattattatattatacttaTTTTAGCTCCATCAGTGAACTTGTGGACTGCTCGGAGGATGCTGCACGTAAGGTGTGCGGCAATGAGGCGGCTGAGTTCACTCGTGAACTGGTGGACAAGTATGCCAACAGCCTGACCAAGGTAAAACCAAACCGAATCTCTAACTTAACAGATTGTAATTACCTGTATCTTGCAGATCTACTGCGAGGACTTCACCCGACATCCGGGTCACTGTCGGAACGGCGAGGAAAACAGCTCCCATCGGGCGGGTCTGAGCAGCTTAAGCCTTCTCCTCACAGGGACACTAATCACACTGCTGGTCAGCAGAGGCAACAGATAGATGGCAGAGCTACAGCTAAGTGCAAATATCTAGAACCAGTCCTTACCAAGTCGAAAATATGCACTGCAAGAGAGGAGATGAAAATGTAGTTAAGGTTTCCCCCATCATCACACCGAAAGAATTCCACACGCTGTTGCATACGTTTTGGCAGTCAATTTAGGCCACAAAAACCCTGATCCCCGAGAGATCGAAGGAGTAAGTTAAGTGCGTTATGTATACCagtatgcatatatatatatatagttatatatatatagaacaGTGTCAGGCAAAGCTAAGatcgtatatatatatacggaTATGTATGTTACTATATAAAGGATATAGGCTAGCTAGTTAGAATCAGTGTTGAGTGTGGCAGGCAGGTTAGTTGTTGTTGGCCTTACTTTCCAATCGATCGTGCAATACTAGAGTTTCGTTGAGTTTGTTCGAGTTGTCCAGGCTTTAAGTGTAGGCATATTTTAGAGATACAATACCCCTAAGTTTCACAAAACGTTGTTAGCTGAAGTTCTAGAGCGCCCCTCACCACCACCTCCGTTTTCCGGATTATATTTGCAAGTCCCATCCCATTATATTTGCAAAAATCACACCCTTAGGCGCACAAGGAAGTAATCCCCAGTGGATTTGTTCACATATCGGCAATAACTTTACGTAAACTGAAAGTGCATTTCTATGAATGaggaattttaaattatttattaacttATTTAGTGGATAGCGTATATTTATTTCACTGTAAATACCTTTAATACTATTCAAATTGGGAAGTATACATATAAAGTAAATATTAGTTTAACTTAAAAttacacacaaacacacacacacacctacTTACAAAAAACTGTGAATATATATTATGATTAAAGagtaacatttattttaagtaaaacacacacatgcatatgcaaggaaaaacaataaaaaatgagaaaataaattaacGCAAAAAAAGTGTGAGACGAGTGGCGAAATAAAAGAGAAAACGAACGGGAAAGGAGGTTGGGAAAGTTTTGGAAGCCGAAACCTGGTATACCCTGCGATTCGGAATAGCTAAAATTGGTGTAAGCAATTTTCACAATTTTGACTAAGAAAAAGAAAGATGTTGTGAAATATTACAGATGGATTATTACCTATAGTTCTTCCTTATTCGAATTGcacaacaaaattttaattggttaTCTGCAATTATGTTTTACATATTATACTCTTAATATCCGATTATTCTGGGAAAATTCAGATTCCGATTCTGGAAAAAGAAACCGGGAAAGATTTTGTTTATGAACCCAAATTTCAAGCGAATGGTGTTGACTCTTCAAAAACATAGCCAAAGGTAACTACTAAGCTTTCGAATCTATTTTCTAAATAATTGTAGAATTTAGTAAGCGAAAGGAAAGGCCTCACAAAACTTATAACTTATTCAGACTTAAGTAGTTTCCAAGATATAGCAGTCATGGGTACATCGAGCTATCtaacaaattatatttaatctATATTGACTACTAAAGTTTTAACTTAACTGACGACTAAGTTTAGTACAATACCCACAGATAGGGAGAGTATAGAGTGCCGTGCCAAAAATGCTTTTTACTGCAGGATAAAACGGAGCGCagccaaaaagtatgcaacgctCCCGTCCGGCGCCCAAAAGTATGCTGCGCAAATATGCCAGCTCCGGTCGCAGTTTACCAGTGGGCTGAGAAGGGGTTACGGAAGGGGTTACCAGCCAGAAGGGCTCGCCACCATGGCGATAGGGGGGCTCCAGAGGGGAGGTGACCCGCTACACTGGGGCTGGCCataatttatgtttatgtGGTGCGTTCATTAGACTAGCGGCGGCGACGACGCCGACAACGGTTGACTTCTCGCCTGGCAGCTAATTTATAAGGTCGGCACATGGCTCAAGGACATAGGTGGGGCTAAGGGGGGCAATAATTACAGTTATCGCACTTGGCCAGCGGCTGAGTTTGCATTTGACACTCGCAATCACAGTCGTACATTGATTTCACCTGGATTTGCCAATGAAATCTGAATGATTAACTGGTTGAGTGTGTTCAAGCTGCTTGGCAATATCAAAAATAGTCATCTCATAAGCCGATAGAATACCTGATTGAACGTAACCAGTTTGGTTTTGAAGTCTTGCCTTTAGAGACCTTTACCCTTTAGCTAAAACGATTCTATGCTGACaagaattattttatattttatttttcgttCAGCCTGGCCAAATTgcttttccatttttattacaaatttGCATTGCATAAATATCAAGTTGAGCTTAGACCTTCTCatccttttgaaatttaatttcgcAATAGATTATTTGCCTTtgaacttaaaaatatttccctCCGTTGGCATCCATTTCggtttcaataaaaattcaTTGACATCTCCGGCAATCAGATCTCGGAATTGCATTTTATAAGAGACGATGACGATGTGAGGCCTTTTTGGACTCTGGGCCAAGTGCTTAACCAATCAATAACCGAGTTAAGAGGGGAAGTGAGTGACTGAGCTGGGAGCCAGGTATCTCGATTGCAGCTCAAATATTTACGTTTCcatttagagtgggcggggTATACAGGGGGGGCCGGTGTGGATTGGATGGGGTCATTTTCAGCTTCATTTGTTGTGCAAATAGGCGAAATGCATTGCCATCGAGCACCTCACTCAGTATTAATTTGAAGTCATATTTTGTATCTTTAGAGCGATTTCCTTTGGCCATTTGATTGCTTTCAGGCCACGTTTTTTTAGGTTcttaattaattgaaaatatcTTTGGGGAGCTGCAATTGCAGCATTCGGAGTGGCAGGATGGCAAACAAATTGACAGCCAGTTGCAGTCTGCATTCATACGGGAAGTGTCGAGTGGCCCTTTAGTTTTCCGCTTATCATGGCACTCCCTTATCCAGCTTTCATTCACTTACCACCCACCCACATATCATACCATCCTGCCATCCCCATGGGAATCCCAATCCCGGCAGCTCTTTCACTCATGTTTAATCCTCTTTAAGCGGCAACAGAACGATtacattttgattttttttttgttgttttctatttttccCTGCTTTTGTTGCATCCTTTTGGCCGTTCGCTTTGCTTTTATTTACCCATTTCCGCTGCGACTAATCTGCAATTATGTTTTACATAAAAATCCTATCGCATCGCATGCAACAACGGAGTGCgaatgaaaagttttcaacAACTTTGTCGAGGCTTGATTGTTTTACCCGCTGCGATAGTCGggaaatacaaatattaaacAACAGCATCAGCAGAGACAACGTGGCGTATTAACGACGGCTGCTTTGCTTGGGACCACGCTGCGTATGCGTATTAAATTCTCCATTTACATCAAATCACAGCGGAAAGAAAACACAAAGAACCAGAGATAATTGTATTCTCAATAGGTACTGAAATATAAAACTATTAACAAATGAGTGTTACAAGCAGAcgatttttcattaaaataatCACACAGATGGGAAcggtttttttaaatgaaaagatacgttgaattatttaaataaagcaaaaaaatacatatcgccaataaaataataaactcacattatttttatacaaacCATTTAATCAGGTTTTAATACAAAAAGCGCATTGcacaaaaatcaaaaaaaacaagaaaggatgttagcttcggcaagccgaagcttatatacccttgcagctataattattaaatttaaaaacacaaaaaatgatattcccaatagtataagataatatgtcaaaaaacaccgaagctataatttgtttcatattattttcctaccaattttccgatcgttcctatggcagctatatgatatagtcgtccgattttgataaaatttaattcgaaattcagaactaattaaaaaatgttatttccaagcgttggaggttatatgttgaaaaacaccgaagctataatttttttcatattatttttccacaaattttccgatcgttcctatggcagctatatgatatagtcgtccgatttcgataaaatttaattcaaaattcaaaattatttaaaaattgttatttccaagcttaggagtttatatgctaaaaaacaccaaagatataattttttttcatttttttgtccgattattcctatgggagctataagatatagttgtccgatccggctggttccgacttatatactacctgcaaaagatataagacttttgggaaagtttcagcccgatagctttaaaactgagagactagtttgcgtagaaacggacggacagacggacagacggacagacggacagacggacatggctagatcgactcgtctagtcatgctgataaagaatatatatactttatggggtcggaaacgtctccttcactgcgttgcaaacttctgactgaaatcaatataccctctgcaagggtataaaaacaggGGAAGATTTATTGAAATATTCCCAAGTAAAACtctttacttaaaaaaaaacacaaaatacctgtaaatacatagaaaacatatttcatatgcgtttttgtatttattaattaattataaaacttAATGCATCAGAGTCCCATTATCCAGCAGCTCAGCCACACAATTAATAAAATcactttaattaaaatgagtgAATCAAAATTCAAACAAACGTATTACCTGATTATTACGCCCTATTGGGCTGAGCTAAAATCACAATAATTCTATGGCTATGAAACTATAAACAGGGCTGAGATCAAACTCAAGTTGAGCTCCGCTACTGCCGTTTTGACCATACTGCTAGGCTACTGGGAATATTTAATGGCCATAGTCAAGCTCAAGAGCTCCGAATGAAAATCGGAAGCCATCTTCTTCGAATTCTAAGCATTTAGAAGCATTTACGTTTTGTTGCTCCCACATCATATTCACTTTGAGTTATTTTCGTTTCCATTTCGATTGCAAGTCACTTGGAGAGATTAAATGGCCAACTTGCCCCCAGAATCTCCATGGCCAACCCTTTCCCCTCCCTTCCTTTTCGGCCAGGACATCCTGATGGCCATAAATGCGCTTGTGGTTGATAGGTGGTGCAGGTGGGTGGATggatggatgtggatgtggatgtgaatGAGGGGGTTGGGTGTTTGGATGGTTGGCCAGCCCTGTCAGCTGTTGGCCAGCTGGCTCCGGCTACGAATGCATTTCGTACATGATAATCATGTTGGCTGCTCCAAGTTGCAACTTGCAACTGCAGCATGCATTGCATTTGCAATTCCTGCCATACAGCCGTACAACCATGGCCATTGGCCGATGGTCGATGGGCCTGCCCGTCTAGCAAAGGCCTGCTGTGGCTTGTCGTGGTGTGGTTTATGGCAACATCTTGTCCAATTTATTACCACTTTCATTTGGTAGCATAATAGGCAATGCACTTGCACGCACACACAAATGCACACTGGAAGAAATCAAAGAATTTCAAATAAGAAGTAGATACTACGATGAAACTTGTCAATAACTAGCTTTTAAGGTGTCACAAAATATGTACACCCCCtttcaaaatgttttatcCTGACTAACTAGTCAGCAAGTGGGTATTATTCATTAAATCCttgaaaaaaagttatttcccAGTATAAGTAGAAGTTATACTAATCATTCAACCATTTGTGAGGTTCTCCAATAGCTTCTTAAAATGAAATGTGTTAAATTTTATTGACCCCTTTCTGCTGAACTTTTACATTaagctttttaaaaatattaaactttctAACTTTAATATAGTAACCAaataaaaattctttataaaacgcGTTCAGTTTTAAAAGCCAACGTTATTTGCAACATAATTCGTTTCCTTTGCTTTCTTCAATGTAAAATATTAATCAAATTTTTCGGTTCATAGTTTACTCACAAATTTTTTCCCGTGCACCGAACGCACTTGTGGCAAATGCTGCCAGCCTGGCTGCATACACATAACACATATCTATAACACGTAGCACTCAAAAATACTCAAACATTGAAATTGGAGCTCTAGTTTTTTGGTTCTCGTCTCGTTTCTGCTTCATCAGTTACATGCTTTGAATAATTCAAGCGTATTTAGGCCTTGCCATGGAAAATGTTTTCCGCATCGAACAGGCGGATTCAGTCTGTCCCGaaagttattaaattattttaaaatcaacaCAAAGGCAGATATtttcttctttattttttgtgtgAAAGCTTACCACTTTAAAGGAATTGTTGAGAACTGCAATTATAGCATATTAAGCCAGCTGGATTAGCATAATTCAGCGGCTCTGAGTTCAGCAGCCTCTTTGCTGCTCTTTGGCCAACACTGCGTATACGCTACTCTGccacattacgtatacgcaatgcTTGACGCCAGCCATTTGTGCTGCATATCCCCAGGCGCCGCTGAGGCTGTGGTGcctgttaaaaaacaaaactcaaGTGTTGAATGGCAACCAAAAAGCGACACCCTCCCCCCCCGCACACTCCGCTGCCCCCTTTGTGTCTTTTGTGGCCTTTCGCTGTTTGTCAACAGCAGCAAACACTGCGAGTACTGCCAACACTTGAGGGGCGTGTCAGGCGTGTAGGCGCTTTTTAATTGCACTGAAAACAAAACGCTAAACACTTGTTGGCCGCCCGGATGGCTGGCTGCCTTCCAGCTAGTTGTCGCGTGGCAAATGCCGGGGTGTCATCCAGAACTCTCCAAACAGAAAGAAGCCCTGCCGCCGCCTGCAGCAGCAATTTGTGTTGcagttgctgatgttgctgctgatgttgctgttgccaatGTTGCTGCCGCTTTGATTGTGCACCATAACTGCGAGGCAGCATCGCCATTGTGTGTCGCCTTTTTCCCTGGCATCGCTGAAGTTTCGCTTTGATCGCATTGTAAAATTTTGCGACAGTTTTAGATTGTAATGGGCTCCATGGGAGAAATGAGAATAAGAACGACTCTCAATTGAATCGGAGACTGCGAGTCAAACTTGGTAATAACAGCACAGTAAACAAATTGATAAGGAGTTGAATGGAATCAGAAAATATGCAACTGCTGAAGTACCAATCAACTTTCATAAATAAAATCCTTATGGTAAAGTTCGGGACAACCAAATATTTCCAAAGGCCTCTAAAGGCAGTTATTTTTAAGCCAAGAAACTTTGGCCGATTTGAgactttttataaaatatttcgcaattaaatttaagtttaaaaaaccATCATTAAATCAAAGATCTGGATACTATTAAGGAAAGTCCTTAAAAGAAAACCTTCGAAGCTAACAAAGATTTATGAATTTAtgatttattaataatatggAACAGTTtggtttacttttaaaaattaacttcacttgtaaaaaaaacacatttaaaattataaaaaaaaaacgcaaaGGCTATCAAAtctatgattttaaaaaatattttcagaaGCTATCTTTGCATCTACTGTTGAaaatcaattatttttaataaatacttAGGTATCTGTTATTGACCCGTATTTAAtgtttaatatattaattaataacatttgcaaGTACAAAATCAGattccattatattttttagcaCGCTAAATCAcaatgaaaaatatattttcaaagtcAAACAATTAAACGATTTTACATAAATTCCATTACCAACATTGAAAGCAATCTTTTATTTGCCATTTGTAATAGTGTTTATGCCACTCGGAGGCGTTTGATTGACCAGCTCAAATGATTGCCACATTTAATTACCCCGTTCGATCAGATAATGTagttaattttcaattttacttTTTCGAACAAGCAATTTCCCACGCAGTTCGATTTATTGTGCGCTTCATTGGGACAACATGTTTAATTAACGAGCACAACGAAGGCGACTTTGTCACTGGCGCTCGGTGAAATTTCTGACTCTCTGGTGACATttgaaaagtttaaaataatataattttcgACGCTATATGGCAAACTAACAAGTTCGACCCGGCAGCCCAGGGATGGGATGGTATGGGagatggtatggtatggtatggggGATGGGATGGGTTGTATATGCTCGCAGATGGGGGGGAGTGTTTTTCGGGAGTTTGTCTTAGCTAACTTTTCAACCCGGGAAAGGAGAAACTTTCCCGGCTGCACTGTTGCACACACCCACACGAGATCTATTGTAAAATATGTAAGAAAGTTTCCTTAGCTGCGTTTTTGGAAAAGCCAGCAGCGCAGCGCAGCATCGACGTTGTCTTTGGGGAAATTAAACATTTCTATTTGAAAACTTtgccgtgtgtgtgtgggggcgGGGTGCTTGGATTTTCCTAAGGTTCAAGAGCAACAGTTGCCTTTTGAACTGTTTCGGGTCGGTCACACTTTGGCATTTCGTTAGTTCCGGTTCCCCTTTTGTTCCACCAACAATTGCGGAAGTCATAATTTTTGCGCTGGCCAAGTTTTTCGGgtttttttgacaaatttaGCAGCAAATTGCAGGCGAAACTTTAGTGCTGACTGGTGGAATGGTGTAATAGTGTAATAGTGTAATGGAATGGGCTTGGGTTTTGGGATCTAAATGTCAAGCGGCTTGCTGTCATAGGTGTTGCATATTTAATGCGCCGACGCCGATGGCAACAGCAGAAACAAGGGAGCATCTGAGGC
The genomic region above belongs to Drosophila subpulchrella strain 33 F10 #4 breed RU33 unplaced genomic scaffold, RU_Dsub_v1.1 Primary Assembly Seq415, whole genome shotgun sequence and contains:
- the LOC119562276 gene encoding uncharacterized protein LOC119562276, giving the protein MHQFWNWNWRWALLIFSALLLVSLANSEECGQEEFAKCSEPLDMLHLSSNFSIGPAKKEELDKLCHELRKGVRCIQSFTRRCMDLQQRNQFNKLYHGTNQFIRDLCIKGAFQEAYLRHAPCSQKAKTEFEVCGNRYKDTMVFLKPNKNQENSENGTFNENIKTICCSISELVDCSEDAARKVCGNEAAEFTRELVDKYANSLTKIYCEDFTRHPGHCRNGEENSSHRAGLSSLSLLLTGTLITLLVSRGNR